The proteins below come from a single Terriglobales bacterium genomic window:
- a CDS encoding lytic transglycosylase domain-containing protein, with the protein MSLRAKLVGWAAIVALSASAFAAEVAVLSNGFTIRHQRREVMGTTTRLFFENGSQSGWIDVPTAEIASYQREEVETADASPPPTIEGIPGLVQAASDRHQVDADLVNSVIQAESGFNPRARSPKGAQGLMQLMPETASKLGVGNAWEPRDNIEGGTRYLRQLLEQYHGDTIKALAAYNAGPEHVDQYRGVPPYRETHNYVRRVIIDFNRKKVAQQKAAAAQSSSKAAKKPEPAVAETAAPRP; encoded by the coding sequence ATGTCGCTGCGCGCAAAACTCGTGGGATGGGCCGCCATCGTGGCGCTCTCCGCCTCGGCCTTCGCGGCGGAGGTGGCCGTGCTGAGCAACGGCTTCACCATCCGCCATCAGCGCCGCGAAGTCATGGGGACCACCACTCGCCTCTTCTTCGAGAATGGCAGCCAGAGCGGCTGGATCGACGTCCCCACCGCGGAGATTGCCTCGTACCAGCGCGAGGAGGTGGAGACGGCCGATGCTTCCCCGCCCCCGACGATTGAGGGCATCCCCGGCCTGGTCCAAGCCGCCAGCGACCGCCACCAGGTGGACGCGGACCTGGTCAACAGCGTGATCCAGGCCGAGAGCGGCTTCAATCCCCGCGCGCGCTCCCCCAAGGGAGCCCAGGGATTGATGCAGCTTATGCCGGAGACTGCCTCCAAGCTGGGCGTGGGCAACGCCTGGGAGCCCCGCGACAACATCGAGGGCGGAACCCGCTACCTGCGGCAGCTGCTCGAGCAGTACCACGGCGACACCATCAAGGCCCTGGCCGCCTACAACGCCGGGCCGGAGCACGTCGATCAGTACCGCGGCGTGCCGCCGTATCGCGAGACCCACAACTACGTCCGGCGGGTCATCATTGATTTCAACCGCAAGAAGGTGGCGCAGCAGAAGGCCGCGGCGGCGCAGAGCAGCAGCAAGGCGGCAAAGAAGCCGGAGCCGGCGGTCGCCGAGACTGCGGCGCCCCGCCCCTAG
- a CDS encoding methyltransferase domain-containing protein, protein MKLMDSIHGGYVFPRRVRILSQHLAEMAPREASILDVGCGDGLLDQLLLERRPDLSVRGIEVLIRKKTYRPIETYDGKTIPFPQKSFDAVMLVDVLHHTDDPLELLTQAAGVARKCVLLKDHTRNGLLAGPTLRFMDRVGNARHGVALPYNYWTYQRGWMPARNCS, encoded by the coding sequence ATGAAGCTCATGGACTCGATCCACGGGGGATATGTGTTTCCCCGCCGCGTCAGAATCCTCAGCCAGCACCTGGCGGAGATGGCGCCGCGGGAGGCCAGCATCCTGGACGTGGGCTGCGGCGACGGCTTGCTGGACCAGCTTCTGCTGGAGCGGCGGCCGGACCTTTCGGTGCGCGGCATTGAAGTCCTGATCCGCAAGAAGACCTATCGGCCCATCGAGACCTACGACGGCAAGACCATCCCGTTTCCCCAGAAGAGCTTCGACGCGGTCATGCTGGTGGACGTCCTGCACCACACCGACGACCCGCTGGAACTGCTGACCCAGGCCGCGGGCGTAGCGCGCAAGTGCGTCCTGCTGAAAGACCACACCAGGAACGGCCTGCTGGCCGGACCCACGTTGCGGTTCATGGACCGGGTGGGCAACGCCCGCCACGGCGTCGCCCTGCCCTACAACTACTGGACCTACCAGCGTGGATGGATGCCTGCGAGAAACTGCAGCTGA